In Janthinobacterium sp. 67, a genomic segment contains:
- the ndk gene encoding nucleoside-diphosphate kinase, which produces MAIERTLSIIKPDAVAKNVIGQIYTRFENAGLKIVAARMTQLSREQAEGFYAAHKERGFFKDLVDFMVSGPVMIQALEGENAVLAHRDLMGATDPKKAEKGTIRADFADSIDANAVHGSDAVEAAKVEIAYFFPELKA; this is translated from the coding sequence ATGGCAATCGAACGCACCCTGTCGATCATCAAACCAGACGCAGTTGCAAAAAACGTAATCGGTCAAATCTACACCCGTTTTGAAAACGCTGGCCTGAAAATCGTTGCAGCGCGTATGACCCAACTGTCGCGCGAACAAGCTGAAGGCTTCTACGCAGCGCACAAAGAGCGCGGCTTCTTCAAAGACCTGGTCGACTTCATGGTTTCCGGTCCAGTCATGATCCAAGCCCTGGAAGGCGAAAACGCCGTTCTGGCCCACCGTGACCTGATGGGCGCGACCGATCCGAAGAAAGCAGAAAAAGGCACGATCCGCGCCGATTTCGCCGATTCGATCGACGCTAACGCCGTACACGGTTCCGACGCCGTCGAAGCTGCTAAAGTGGAAATCGCTTACTTCTTCCCAGAACTGAAGGCTTAA
- the cfa gene encoding cyclopropane fatty acyl phospholipid synthase, which yields MTQLQQAPAGSTELKLDTRLIREAAELLARADIHLNGRAAWDMQLRKPGVPERAVASGNLGLGEAYMDGDWDAQQLDEFFCHLLRARVADDVRPMRLAFHALYARLFNLQTERRAWMVGKEHYDLGNAFYAAMLDPRMTYTCGYWKDAGNLAEAQEAKLDLVCRKLGLEPGMRVLDIGCGWGSFMRYAAEKYQVQCVGVTISQEQAAYARAMPGGGHLDFRLQDYRDTDEKFDRIVSIGMFEHVGHKNHRTFMEVAHRCLEDDGLFLLHTIGKNKRHSTCDPWIDKYIFPNGDLPSIGQIGDAMDDLFVVEDLHNFGADYDKTLMAWHDNVEQAWPRFAAQLGERFHRMWSYYLLSCAGAFRARDLQLWQWVLSKQGVLGGYERVS from the coding sequence ATGACGCAGTTACAGCAAGCACCAGCAGGTAGTACCGAACTCAAGCTCGACACGCGGCTGATACGCGAAGCGGCCGAACTGCTGGCCAGGGCCGATATCCATCTGAATGGCCGCGCCGCCTGGGACATGCAGCTGCGCAAACCGGGCGTGCCGGAGCGCGCCGTCGCCAGCGGCAACCTGGGCCTGGGCGAGGCCTACATGGACGGCGACTGGGATGCGCAGCAGCTCGACGAATTCTTTTGCCATCTGCTGCGCGCCCGGGTGGCCGACGACGTGCGTCCCATGCGTCTGGCCTTCCACGCCTTGTATGCACGCCTGTTCAACCTGCAGACGGAACGCCGCGCCTGGATGGTGGGCAAGGAGCATTACGACCTGGGCAACGCCTTCTATGCGGCCATGCTCGACCCGCGCATGACCTATACCTGCGGCTACTGGAAGGATGCGGGCAACCTGGCCGAGGCGCAGGAAGCCAAGCTCGATCTGGTCTGCCGCAAGCTCGGGCTGGAACCGGGCATGCGCGTGCTCGACATCGGCTGCGGCTGGGGCAGCTTCATGCGCTATGCGGCGGAAAAATACCAGGTGCAATGCGTGGGCGTGACGATCTCGCAAGAGCAGGCCGCGTATGCGCGCGCCATGCCGGGCGGCGGGCACCTGGACTTCCGCCTGCAGGACTACCGCGACACCGATGAAAAATTCGACCGCATCGTCAGCATCGGCATGTTCGAGCACGTGGGCCATAAAAACCACCGCACCTTCATGGAAGTGGCGCACCGCTGCCTGGAAGACGACGGCCTGTTCCTGCTGCACACGATAGGCAAAAACAAGCGCCATTCCACGTGCGATCCGTGGATCGACAAATACATCTTCCCGAATGGCGACTTGCCGTCGATCGGCCAGATCGGCGACGCCATGGACGATCTGTTCGTTGTCGAGGACTTGCACAACTTCGGCGCCGACTACGACAAGACGCTGATGGCCTGGCATGACAATGTTGAGCAGGCGTGGCCACGCTTTGCCGCCCAGTTGGGCGAGCGCTTCCACCGCATGTGGTCATATTATCTGCTGTCCTGCGCGGGCGCTTTCCGCGCGCGCGACCTGCAGTTGTGGCAGTGGGTGCTGTCGAAGCAGGGTGTGCTGGGAGGGTATGAGCGTGTCAGCTGA
- the pilW gene encoding type IV pilus biogenesis/stability protein PilW has protein sequence MAYQRSLAVAAVCLAVLLVGCASTPVEAGAALPQDGQANAGERAALRLQLASAYYAQGQLDVALAEVQQAVQLAPSDAQAYGVRALILAAQRQTASAEKDFLYALRLAPHNPDLSNNYGLFLCQTGRAAQSLAYFDAALADAAYVSPEKALNNGGACSLALNDYPRAGAYLMRAIRIAPDVAVTNAGLVRVHYQQQDYRQAAYYLQRLGKIATMESQTADVLWLGIKVQHKLGDAGAEAGLGAHLRNHHSGSPEYAAYQNGAFDE, from the coding sequence ATGGCTTACCAACGCTCGCTCGCTGTGGCCGCTGTCTGCCTGGCCGTGCTGCTGGTCGGCTGTGCTTCCACTCCCGTTGAGGCGGGCGCCGCCTTGCCCCAGGATGGGCAGGCGAATGCCGGGGAACGCGCCGCGCTGCGGCTGCAGCTGGCCAGTGCCTATTATGCGCAAGGCCAGCTCGACGTGGCCCTGGCGGAAGTGCAGCAAGCCGTGCAGCTGGCGCCAAGCGATGCGCAAGCCTATGGCGTGCGCGCCCTGATCCTCGCGGCACAGCGGCAAACTGCGTCTGCCGAGAAAGATTTCCTTTACGCTTTGCGCCTTGCGCCCCACAATCCCGACTTGAGCAATAATTACGGCCTGTTTTTGTGCCAGACGGGACGCGCCGCGCAATCGCTGGCATATTTCGATGCGGCCTTGGCGGACGCTGCGTATGTATCGCCGGAAAAAGCGCTCAACAATGGGGGCGCTTGCAGCCTGGCCTTGAACGATTACCCGCGTGCGGGCGCATATTTGATGCGCGCCATACGCATCGCACCGGACGTGGCAGTGACGAACGCCGGCCTGGTGCGCGTGCATTACCAACAGCAAGATTACCGGCAAGCGGCTTATTATTTGCAGCGGCTCGGTAAGATAGCAACAATGGAGAGCCAGACGGCCGATGTGCTGTGGCTCGGGATCAAGGTGCAGCATAAGCTCGGGGATGCGGGTGCGGAAGCTGGCCTGGGGGCGCATTTGCGCAACCACCATTCCGGCTCGCCCGAATATGCTGCTTATCAAAATGGGGCGTTTGATGAGTGA
- the rlmN gene encoding 23S rRNA (adenine(2503)-C(2))-methyltransferase RlmN → MNTTTLTNLLDLDPAQLIAYCAELGEKPFRAKQLQRWIHQFGASDFDAMTDLAKSLRDKLATRAEVRAPAIISDHTSTDGTRKWLVDVGNGNAVETVFIPEDNRGTLCISTQAGCAVNCRFCSTGKQGFNRNLSVGEIIGQLWMAEFELRRTKGIEPGPKGERQITNVVMMGMGEPLLNFEPTVTALKLMLDDNAYGLSRRRVTLSTSGVVPMMDKLSQEVPVALAVSLHASNDALRDGLIPLNKKYPLKELMAACKRYLEFAPRDFITFEYCMLDGVNDSDEHARELLALVQDREFGVNCKFNLIPFNPFPESGLFRSKNPRIKAFAQVLMDGGIITTVRKTRGDDIDAACGQLAGEVKDRTRVQERMEKMTEYQQKFGANFGKIVEIRS, encoded by the coding sequence ATGAATACGACGACCCTCACCAACTTGCTGGACCTCGATCCCGCGCAACTCATCGCCTACTGCGCCGAGTTGGGAGAGAAACCGTTTCGTGCGAAACAATTGCAACGTTGGATACACCAGTTCGGCGCCTCCGACTTCGACGCCATGACGGACCTGGCCAAGTCGCTGCGCGACAAGCTGGCCACGCGCGCCGAAGTGCGCGCCCCGGCCATCATCAGCGACCATACGTCGACGGATGGCACGCGCAAGTGGCTGGTCGACGTGGGCAATGGCAATGCCGTGGAAACCGTGTTCATTCCGGAAGACAACCGCGGCACCCTGTGCATCTCGACCCAGGCCGGCTGCGCCGTGAACTGCCGTTTCTGCTCGACGGGCAAGCAAGGCTTCAACCGCAACCTCAGTGTTGGCGAGATCATCGGCCAGCTGTGGATGGCGGAATTCGAATTGCGCCGCACCAAGGGCATTGAACCGGGCCCGAAAGGCGAACGCCAGATCACCAACGTGGTGATGATGGGCATGGGCGAGCCCCTGCTGAACTTCGAGCCGACCGTCACGGCCCTGAAATTGATGCTCGACGACAACGCCTACGGCCTGTCGCGCCGCCGCGTGACCCTGTCTACGTCGGGCGTCGTGCCGATGATGGACAAGCTGTCGCAGGAAGTGCCGGTGGCCCTGGCCGTCTCGCTGCACGCCTCGAACGACGCCTTGCGCGACGGGCTGATTCCACTGAACAAGAAATACCCGCTGAAGGAATTGATGGCGGCCTGCAAGCGCTACCTGGAATTCGCCCCGCGCGATTTCATCACGTTCGAATACTGCATGCTCGACGGCGTCAACGACAGCGACGAGCACGCGCGCGAACTGCTGGCGCTGGTGCAAGACCGCGAGTTCGGCGTGAACTGCAAGTTCAACCTGATTCCATTCAATCCTTTCCCCGAGTCGGGCCTGTTCCGCTCGAAAAACCCGCGCATCAAGGCCTTCGCCCAGGTGCTGATGGATGGCGGCATCATCACCACCGTGCGCAAGACGCGCGGCGACGATATCGATGCGGCCTGCGGCCAGCTGGCCGGCGAAGTCAAGGACCGTACGCGGGTACAGGAACGCATGGAAAAGATGACCGAGTATCAACAGAAATTTGGCGCCAATTTCGGCAAGATCGTGGAGATCCGCTCCTGA
- a CDS encoding LysR family transcriptional regulator has translation MDINQARTFLEVASCGSFIMAAERMHVTQTAVSARIRTLEQQLGRQLFVRNKAGARLTSAGERFMRHAATMVQVWERARHQVALPPGRDDAVSIGCELSLWPPLLGDWLIRMSRDCPEIALRAEVDSPARLLDAVHDGSLDLAVLYNPPQRPGLASELLAEEKLVMVTTRADGQMHADTYVYVDWGPSFAANHQAAYPELSSPPVSISLGPLALVYLLEVGGASYFRIGSAQPYLDAGLLHRVRDAPEFSHSACAVYAAQRDNPTLDRARACLLEVAERIK, from the coding sequence ATGGATATCAATCAAGCGCGGACCTTCCTCGAAGTGGCGTCCTGCGGCAGCTTCATCATGGCCGCCGAGCGCATGCACGTGACGCAGACGGCCGTCAGCGCCCGCATCCGCACCCTGGAGCAGCAGCTGGGGCGCCAGCTCTTCGTGCGCAACAAGGCGGGCGCGCGCCTGACGTCGGCCGGCGAGCGCTTCATGCGCCACGCGGCCACGATGGTGCAGGTGTGGGAGCGGGCGCGCCACCAGGTGGCCTTGCCGCCGGGGCGCGACGACGCCGTCAGCATCGGCTGCGAACTGAGCTTGTGGCCGCCGCTGCTGGGCGACTGGCTGATACGCATGAGCCGCGACTGTCCCGAGATCGCCTTGCGCGCCGAGGTCGACAGTCCCGCGCGCCTGCTCGACGCCGTGCATGACGGCTCGCTGGACCTGGCCGTGCTGTACAACCCGCCCCAGCGCCCGGGCCTGGCCAGCGAATTGCTGGCCGAGGAAAAGCTCGTGATGGTGACCACGCGCGCCGACGGGCAGATGCATGCCGATACCTATGTGTACGTGGACTGGGGGCCCAGCTTCGCGGCCAATCACCAGGCGGCGTATCCGGAGCTGAGCAGCCCGCCCGTGTCGATCTCGCTGGGGCCGCTGGCCCTCGTCTACCTGCTGGAAGTGGGCGGCGCCAGCTACTTCCGCATCGGCAGCGCGCAACCCTACCTTGATGCGGGCTTGCTGCACCGCGTGCGCGACGCGCCGGAATTCTCGCATTCCGCCTGCGCCGTGTATGCTGCCCAACGCGATAATCCTACCCTCGACCGGGCCCGCGCCTGCCTGCTCGAGGTGGCGGAGAGAATCAAGTAG
- the rpoS gene encoding RNA polymerase sigma factor RpoS yields MTHAPHDQLDDDPELPEDGADEVVTDDVGELDGIDAVEAGEGGEVASVSVLVESVDELKKVLAAELSTDTTQHYLNQIGTRPLLTVAQEVHYATLAKQGNFEARQTMIEHNLRLVVSIAKHYINRGVVLLDMIEEGNIGLMRAIDKFEPERGFRFSTYATWWIRQSIERAIMNQARTVRLPVHMVRELNQILRGKYHLEAQHHDGKDATAEDIAHLVGRPVEEVQDILALSEHATSLDAPLDNDPQSSLMDMLPGASEDSPDARAEHHEMTVLVRDWLTKLPDKQRVVIMRRFGLDNDDPATLETLAEEMGVTRERVRQIQQEALIKLKRAMAARGVVRDSLL; encoded by the coding sequence ATGACACACGCGCCGCACGACCAGCTGGACGATGACCCGGAACTGCCGGAAGACGGGGCAGACGAAGTCGTGACGGACGATGTCGGCGAGCTCGACGGCATTGACGCCGTCGAGGCGGGCGAGGGCGGCGAGGTGGCCAGCGTCAGCGTGCTGGTCGAAAGTGTCGATGAACTGAAAAAAGTGCTGGCGGCCGAGCTGTCGACCGATACCACGCAGCACTATCTGAATCAGATCGGCACGCGGCCCCTGCTGACGGTGGCGCAAGAGGTGCATTACGCCACCCTCGCCAAGCAGGGCAATTTCGAAGCCCGGCAAACCATGATCGAGCACAACCTGCGCCTCGTCGTGTCGATCGCCAAGCATTACATCAACCGGGGCGTGGTCTTGCTCGACATGATCGAGGAGGGCAACATCGGCCTGATGCGCGCCATCGACAAGTTCGAGCCCGAACGCGGTTTCCGTTTCTCGACCTACGCCACCTGGTGGATACGCCAGAGCATCGAGCGCGCCATCATGAACCAGGCGCGCACGGTGCGCCTGCCCGTGCACATGGTGCGCGAACTGAACCAGATATTGCGCGGCAAATACCACCTGGAAGCCCAGCACCACGACGGCAAGGATGCCACCGCGGAAGACATCGCCCATCTCGTGGGCCGTCCCGTGGAAGAGGTGCAGGATATCCTGGCCCTGTCCGAGCACGCCACCTCGCTCGACGCGCCGCTCGACAACGACCCCCAATCGTCGCTGATGGACATGCTGCCCGGCGCCAGCGAAGACAGCCCCGACGCGCGCGCGGAACACCATGAAATGACGGTGCTGGTGCGCGACTGGCTGACCAAGCTGCCCGACAAGCAGCGTGTCGTCATCATGCGCCGTTTCGGTCTCGACAACGACGACCCGGCCACCCTGGAAACCCTGGCCGAGGAAATGGGCGTGACGCGCGAGCGCGTGCGCCAGATCCAGCAGGAAGCGCTGATTAAACTGAAACGCGCCATGGCGGCACGCGGCGTCGTGCGCGACTCATTATTGTAG
- a CDS encoding cupin-like domain-containing protein — protein sequence MAAVSTFGVKQKEQQPEQELSREWRSWIAENLMLGSHPSALMPVLQQAGIAESLARREIELALHSPYLAGAVRLSNRLAKRDWVIDIQRKLNQLRDPEIPRRDKLTAQEFLDEYYSTNQPVIITGMMDDWPAMAKWSPAYFRAHYAQREVEVQFGREADDQYEMNSVAHKRKMAFGEYASLVEGSGATNDFYMTANNDSQNRQALRELWDDIGQLPEYLKQDGGPTGFLWFGPAGTVTPFHHDLTNNFMAQVKGRKRLRIMAACEVARVYNQRHCFTPVDGRDIDVRRYPLMADVQVRECVLAPGEILFLPVGCWHFVEALDVSMTVAFTNFKWDNDFYSKYPPNHDF from the coding sequence ATGGCGGCGGTATCGACATTCGGAGTCAAACAGAAAGAACAGCAGCCGGAACAGGAACTGAGCCGCGAGTGGCGCAGCTGGATCGCGGAAAACCTTATGCTGGGCAGCCATCCGTCGGCGCTGATGCCGGTGCTGCAACAGGCCGGCATCGCGGAAAGCCTGGCGCGCCGCGAAATCGAGCTGGCGCTGCACAGCCCCTATCTGGCCGGCGCCGTGCGCCTGTCGAACCGCCTGGCCAAGCGCGACTGGGTGATCGACATCCAGCGCAAGCTGAACCAGCTGCGCGACCCCGAGATTCCCCGCCGCGACAAATTGACGGCGCAGGAATTCCTCGACGAGTATTACTCCACCAACCAGCCCGTGATCATCACGGGCATGATGGACGACTGGCCCGCCATGGCCAAGTGGAGTCCCGCCTATTTCCGCGCGCATTACGCGCAGCGCGAAGTGGAAGTGCAGTTCGGCCGCGAGGCGGACGATCAGTACGAAATGAACAGCGTGGCCCACAAGCGCAAGATGGCCTTCGGCGAGTACGCGAGCCTGGTCGAGGGCAGCGGCGCGACGAACGATTTCTACATGACGGCGAATAACGATTCGCAAAACCGGCAAGCCTTGCGCGAGCTGTGGGACGATATCGGCCAGCTGCCCGAATACCTGAAGCAGGATGGCGGCCCCACGGGCTTTCTGTGGTTCGGCCCGGCCGGCACGGTGACGCCGTTCCACCACGACCTGACGAACAATTTCATGGCGCAGGTGAAAGGGCGCAAGCGCCTGCGCATCATGGCCGCCTGCGAGGTGGCGCGCGTGTACAACCAGCGCCACTGTTTTACGCCCGTCGACGGGCGCGACATCGACGTGCGGCGCTATCCGCTGATGGCCGACGTGCAGGTGCGCGAATGTGTGCTGGCGCCGGGCGAGATCCTGTTTTTGCCTGTCGGCTGCTGGCATTTCGTCGAAGCGCTCGACGTATCGATGACGGTGGCGTTTACCAACTTCAAATGGGATAACGATTTTTATAGCAAGTATCCGCCGAATCACGACTTTTGA
- the rlmD gene encoding 23S rRNA (uracil(1939)-C(5))-methyltransferase RlmD, with product MQENIIEIKSLDMDARGVGHIENEDGSPGKVVFVEGALPGERVSFVTFKKKKNWEMARMTALHRESSMRVTPKCKHFDNCGGCSMQHLEPSAQVAIKQRVLEDNLWHIGKVRPQSIMRPMYGPTWGYRYRARLSVRHVKKKDAVLVGFHEKKSAFVADMDSCEILPPHISAMLLSLRALIGSLSIFDQMPQIELAVGEDVTAMVLRIMAPLTADDETKLKAFADEYGVQWWLQVKGPETAVPFYPLDKQLHYLLPEFGVKMPFKPVDFTQVNHHINRVLVSKALRLLEVQPTDRVADLFCGLGNFTLPLATQGSEVVGIEGSTTLTERALENALANGLAEKTSFSTRNLFEVTTDDLIALGKFDRILVDPPRDGAMALCQALVGLSQVRPDLMPKRIVYVSCSPSTLARDAGILALEAGYVLSKAGVVNMFPHTSHVESMAVFDLAQ from the coding sequence ATGCAAGAAAATATCATCGAAATCAAATCGCTCGACATGGACGCCCGTGGCGTTGGCCATATTGAGAACGAAGACGGCTCGCCGGGCAAGGTCGTGTTTGTCGAAGGCGCGTTGCCGGGCGAGCGCGTCAGCTTTGTGACGTTCAAGAAAAAGAAGAACTGGGAAATGGCCCGCATGACGGCGCTGCACCGCGAATCGTCCATGCGCGTGACGCCAAAGTGCAAGCATTTCGACAATTGCGGCGGCTGCTCGATGCAGCACCTGGAACCGTCGGCGCAGGTGGCGATCAAACAGCGCGTGCTGGAAGACAACCTGTGGCATATCGGCAAGGTGCGTCCGCAAAGCATCATGCGTCCCATGTACGGCCCGACGTGGGGCTACCGCTACCGCGCGCGCCTGTCCGTGCGCCACGTCAAGAAGAAAGACGCCGTGCTGGTGGGCTTCCATGAAAAGAAATCGGCTTTCGTTGCCGACATGGATAGCTGCGAAATCTTGCCGCCGCACATCTCCGCCATGCTGCTGTCCTTGCGCGCGCTGATCGGTTCGCTGTCGATTTTCGACCAGATGCCGCAGATCGAGCTGGCCGTCGGCGAAGACGTCACCGCCATGGTCTTGCGCATCATGGCGCCGTTGACGGCGGACGATGAAACGAAACTGAAGGCCTTTGCCGACGAATACGGCGTGCAATGGTGGCTGCAGGTGAAAGGCCCGGAAACGGCCGTGCCGTTCTATCCGCTCGACAAGCAATTGCACTACCTGCTGCCGGAATTCGGCGTCAAGATGCCGTTCAAGCCCGTCGATTTCACCCAGGTGAACCATCACATCAACCGCGTGCTGGTGTCGAAAGCCCTGCGTCTGCTGGAAGTGCAGCCGACGGACCGCGTGGCCGACCTGTTCTGTGGCCTGGGCAATTTCACCTTGCCGCTGGCCACGCAAGGCAGCGAAGTGGTCGGCATCGAAGGCAGCACCACCCTGACGGAGCGGGCGCTGGAAAACGCCTTGGCCAATGGCCTGGCGGAAAAAACATCGTTCTCGACGCGCAATCTGTTCGAAGTGACGACGGACGACCTGATCGCGCTGGGCAAGTTCGACCGCATCCTCGTCGACCCGCCGCGCGACGGCGCCATGGCGCTGTGCCAGGCGCTGGTCGGCCTGTCGCAAGTGCGTCCTGACCTGATGCCGAAACGCATCGTCTACGTCTCGTGCAGCCCGTCGACCCTGGCGCGCGACGCCGGCATCCTGGCGCTGGAAGCCGGTTATGTGCTGAGCAAGGCGGGCGTGGTCAACATGTTCCCGCATACGTCGCACGTGGAGTCGATGGCCGTGTTTGATCTGGCGCAATAA
- a CDS encoding Bax inhibitor-1/YccA family protein: MNQNMQRTFDLSGGMQQVRHQVLRNTYWLLALSMIPTVLGAFIGVQMHLPMLTGGMGFIIFMAVAFGFMYAIEKTKNSGLGVAVLLGFTFFMGLMLTPILTRTLGYSNGGMLIMTAFGGTATILAVMATIATVSKRDFSAMGKWLFAGVIVLILASVANIFLGLSALSIVISMVAIAIFSAYILYDVQQIINGGETNYISATLRIYLDVYNIFTSLLSLLGFAGGSRD; encoded by the coding sequence ATGAATCAGAACATGCAACGCACCTTTGATCTGTCGGGGGGCATGCAGCAAGTCCGCCACCAGGTCTTGCGCAACACTTACTGGCTGCTGGCGCTGTCCATGATCCCGACCGTGCTGGGCGCCTTCATCGGCGTGCAAATGCATTTGCCGATGCTGACCGGCGGCATGGGCTTCATCATCTTCATGGCCGTCGCATTCGGCTTCATGTACGCGATTGAAAAGACCAAGAACTCGGGCCTCGGCGTCGCCGTCCTGCTGGGCTTTACCTTCTTCATGGGCCTGATGCTCACGCCTATCCTGACGCGCACGCTCGGCTACTCGAACGGCGGCATGCTGATCATGACGGCATTTGGCGGCACGGCCACCATCCTGGCCGTGATGGCGACGATCGCCACGGTCTCGAAGCGCGACTTCTCGGCCATGGGCAAATGGCTGTTCGCCGGCGTGATCGTGCTGATCCTCGCATCGGTGGCAAACATTTTCCTGGGCCTGTCGGCACTGTCGATCGTGATCTCCATGGTCGCCATCGCCATCTTCTCCGCCTACATCCTGTATGACGTGCAGCAAATCATCAACGGCGGCGAGACCAACTACATCTCGGCCACCCTGCGCATCTACCTGGACGTGTACAACATCTTCACCAGCCTGTTGTCCTTGCTGGGTTTCGCCGGCGGCAGCCGCGACTAA
- a CDS encoding glycosyl hydrolase family 18 protein, producing MMVCLASGGVLAACGGGGDASAPGGSQLLAASAVVACVPWQEGGTYNAGTVVTYLGANYTALVTQTDHVGSGWNPVSTPSLWSAGGTCDGGTTPTPTPTPTPTPTPTPTPTPNPTPTPTPTPTPTPTGGTCALAWVAGTAYSAGATVSYAGTNYRANYWTQGDNPSTSSGAAGTGKPWTSQEICSTTPTPTPTPTPTPTPTPTPTPTPTPTPTPTPTPTPTPTPTPTPTPTPTPTPTPTPTGREVGSYFAQWGVYGRDYEVANVHSSGVADKLTFINYAFGNIYPKNGGYECGMITKAEPGATNPNAPDAGTGGDAEADYIRTPKRTVDGQAIPWDAPLSGNFLQLKKLKAAHPNLKLFISLGGWSWSKNFSVGSATDALRKQMVRSCIDIYIKGNLPVQGGRGGVGAAANIFDGIDIDWEYPVGGGQPYNTVSPNDKRNFTLLMAEFRSQLDALGAANGKRYLLTAAVGAGKDKIDNTEPALYSQYMDWINLMTYDFHGGWETSTNFNAQLFADPADPSTGMAREYVGDKAVQYMIAAGVPRDKLLLGIPFYGRGWTGVAPGPNGDGLYQAATGMAPGTYESGIEDYKILVAKAGTRYYHPVTKQLYLYTGAGGQWWSYDDPTVIGTKVKYVKDQGLRGAFSWELDGDANGVLATEVWKVR from the coding sequence ATGATGGTATGTCTGGCCAGCGGCGGCGTGCTGGCGGCATGCGGCGGTGGCGGCGACGCCAGCGCCCCGGGCGGCTCGCAATTGCTGGCGGCCAGCGCGGTCGTCGCGTGCGTGCCATGGCAGGAGGGCGGCACGTATAACGCCGGCACGGTCGTCACTTACCTGGGCGCCAACTACACGGCCCTCGTGACGCAGACCGATCACGTGGGTTCCGGATGGAACCCCGTCTCCACGCCGAGCCTGTGGAGCGCCGGCGGCACCTGCGACGGCGGCACCACGCCGACCCCGACACCTACTCCCACACCAACGCCGACACCGACACCGACCCCGACACCGAATCCAACTCCGACCCCAACGCCCACCCCGACACCGACGCCAACCGGCGGCACGTGCGCATTGGCCTGGGTGGCCGGCACGGCTTACAGCGCGGGCGCCACCGTCAGCTACGCGGGCACGAATTACCGCGCCAATTACTGGACGCAGGGCGACAACCCGTCGACCAGCAGCGGCGCCGCCGGCACGGGCAAGCCATGGACCAGCCAGGAAATCTGCAGCACCACGCCGACTCCTACGCCAACGCCGACGCCAACACCAACGCCAACGCCGACACCGACACCGACACCGACACCGACACCGACACCGACACCGACACCGACACCGACACCGACACCGACACCGACACCGACACCGACACCGACACCTACGCCAACGCCAACGCCAACGGGCCGCGAAGTCGGTTCCTATTTCGCGCAGTGGGGCGTGTATGGCCGCGACTATGAAGTGGCGAACGTGCATTCCAGCGGCGTGGCCGACAAGCTGACCTTCATCAACTACGCCTTCGGCAATATCTACCCGAAAAACGGCGGCTATGAATGCGGCATGATCACGAAGGCGGAGCCGGGCGCGACGAATCCGAATGCGCCGGATGCGGGCACGGGCGGCGATGCCGAGGCCGACTACATCCGCACGCCGAAGCGCACCGTCGATGGCCAGGCCATTCCCTGGGATGCTCCCTTGTCGGGCAACTTCCTGCAGCTGAAAAAACTGAAGGCGGCGCACCCGAACCTGAAACTGTTCATCTCGCTGGGCGGCTGGAGCTGGTCGAAGAACTTCTCCGTCGGTTCGGCCACGGATGCGCTGCGCAAGCAGATGGTCCGCTCGTGCATCGATATCTACATCAAGGGCAACCTGCCGGTGCAGGGCGGCCGTGGTGGCGTGGGCGCGGCGGCCAACATCTTTGACGGCATCGACATCGACTGGGAATATCCGGTCGGCGGCGGCCAGCCGTACAACACGGTCAGCCCGAACGACAAGCGCAACTTCACCTTGCTGATGGCGGAATTCCGCAGCCAGCTCGATGCGCTGGGTGCGGCCAACGGCAAGCGCTACCTGTTGACGGCCGCTGTCGGCGCGGGCAAGGACAAGATCGACAACACGGAACCGGCCCTGTACTCGCAGTACATGGACTGGATCAACCTGATGACCTACGACTTCCACGGCGGCTGGGAAACGAGCACCAACTTCAACGCCCAGCTGTTTGCCGACCCCGCCGATCCGTCGACGGGCATGGCGCGCGAATACGTGGGCGACAAGGCGGTCCAGTACATGATTGCCGCCGGCGTGCCGCGCGACAAGCTGCTGCTGGGCATACCGTTCTATGGCCGCGGCTGGACGGGCGTGGCGCCGGGACCGAATGGCGATGGCCTGTACCAGGCCGCCACGGGCATGGCGCCAGGCACCTACGAGTCGGGCATCGAGGACTATAAAATCCTCGTCGCCAAGGCCGGCACGCGCTACTACCATCCCGTGACCAAGCAGCTGTACCTGTACACGGGGGCGGGCGGCCAGTGGTGGAGCTATGACGATCCGACCGTCATCGGCACCAAGGTGAAATATGTGAAGGACCAGGGCTTGCGGGGCGCGTTCTCGTGGGAACTCGATGGCGATGCGAATGGCGTGCTGGCGACCGAGGTGTGGAAAGTGCGGTAA